The following proteins are co-located in the Pyxidicoccus xibeiensis genome:
- a CDS encoding DotU family type IV/VI secretion system protein, with amino-acid sequence MDRVTEATKDCFDAAIHLRGSEAAAVPPPETLHHRLRGVVDEMLRRAAVLGFSHQDAQDMAYAMVALIDEVVLGRPEEYRQFWSSNPLQLHYFNENVAGDGFFARLNSVRKDPHRAEVLQVYYLCMLFGFQGRYRIRGGELELMTLIDTVQKDLERARPFDFDVLSPHGERPTESLMSKRKKASMLAISAGALVVAVLFYGVLQFFLNDTLDEFKSRIDVHAARNTTNTGASATSAPGGEQ; translated from the coding sequence ATGGACCGAGTCACTGAAGCCACGAAGGATTGTTTCGACGCCGCGATTCACCTGCGCGGCTCGGAAGCGGCGGCCGTCCCCCCGCCGGAGACGCTGCACCACCGCCTGCGCGGCGTGGTGGACGAGATGCTGCGGCGCGCGGCCGTGCTGGGCTTCAGCCATCAGGACGCCCAGGACATGGCGTACGCGATGGTGGCCCTCATCGACGAGGTCGTCCTCGGCCGGCCGGAGGAGTACCGCCAGTTCTGGAGCTCCAACCCGCTGCAGCTCCACTACTTCAACGAGAACGTCGCCGGTGACGGCTTCTTCGCCCGCCTCAACTCCGTGCGCAAGGACCCGCACCGCGCCGAGGTGCTGCAGGTCTACTACCTGTGCATGCTCTTCGGCTTCCAGGGCCGCTACCGCATCCGCGGCGGCGAGCTGGAGCTGATGACGCTCATCGACACGGTGCAGAAGGACCTGGAGCGCGCGCGGCCCTTCGACTTCGACGTGCTGTCGCCCCACGGCGAGCGCCCCACCGAGTCGCTGATGTCCAAGCGCAAGAAGGCCTCGATGCTGGCCATCTCCGCCGGAGCGCTGGTGGTGGCGGTGCTCTTCTACGGCGTCCTGCAGTTCTTCCTCAACGATACGCTGGACGAGTTCAAGAGCCGCATCGACGTCCATGCGGCCCGGAACACGACGAACACCGGCGCGAGCGCGACTTCCGCCCCGGGGGGTGAGCAATGA
- the tssM gene encoding type VI secretion system membrane subunit TssM — protein sequence MMAYLLPLLGIGAPTFALLSYLGYTPQQAALIAALAGLLAMGVVWLVKRLRARAAAKKLEGALATQADEQAATVRPDLQPEIKAMQGEFTKAVEALKTSKLARGGKDALAVLPWYLIVGPPGAGKSTALRNSGLKFPYLSARGGVRGVGGTRNCDWWLTNEAVILDTAGRYTSAEEDRPEWLAFLDTVAKHRPSRPINGLIVAISVSELMNADPQAVGEMGQTIRERLDEITTRLKMLVPVYVMITKCDLLPGFVEMFSDLSRVERGQIWGFTVPVEQQREASTDLFRERFDEMLSVLEQRSLRRLGQERRLETRENIYGFPQKFDALRKNLSEFLQPLFLENVFQDTPVFRGLYFNSGTQDVRAVDKVSPSASELFGSTNGRAQTEGATEGRSYFLWDVFTKVMFQDQQMAVRSSLEEARVRRQRMVLASAAMAATALLLSLPTLSYFQNRAMAEAVTKAITDVNLDPRDDIHRVGDLLPLRNRLQELTEYEEKGAPLWMRFGLYQGDKLLPQARQFYNAALRRVLLGKQFELTQQRLEAFGKNPDLLTVRNESDYSKHFDAYRQYFDDLKLYLLVTTPRDPREPELDETQQKWLVQQIVSHWKRVRGDTVDERAVENHASTYLRMLANEQMLPEEQKPLREQRIAFAREKGVIFAARRSLNNVPLVRLELAQLVANVSNEFPDVTLEQLVGAVPQMNASQRVRGAFTRHAYDQVIRQRLELAFQDQQSWVLDRDEKVDAVESRRELRTRYFETYIQEWKDFLSSIRVQAPENLTQMESLLTNLTRGQPKPYGKLFKALTYNVQLDKRDTEVAKAAGGKLQAVKEFFGAKPEETLVARRELIDPNSPSGAQEITTRDLEREFNSLIRFYTQTYKTDDGEEELTELKNFEEHLEKVQATLLAVKDKPAEAGLLLDKIETTRSDVLATVRKQSDNVAIFELLLLPPFQEMRSVVFEGVADGKSKLFCDQVVTPWQHTFKGLYPFDRTSQKDAPLPEVAEFLRPEGGIVRRFVKEQLLEDVVATGRTFEFTSSGGAMYRPELLNFLTRTNALASTLFPGGDTVDPLVRFQVRLRPGVSADGTASQISSITFTLDGADETYRNGPDTLWKPMIWPGQAGKLGARILVQSADGATETALEAEGEWGLFRLLERVKRIEPSPDGRYFTATWEIEEMGGAMVSIDFRPERTSNPFFGQAGNTSKLLAIFRDPGLQPPAGISRKKVGCALQAVAAEGTP from the coding sequence ATGATGGCGTACCTGCTGCCACTGCTGGGCATTGGCGCACCCACCTTCGCCCTGCTGAGCTACCTGGGCTACACCCCGCAGCAGGCGGCCCTCATCGCCGCGCTGGCGGGCCTGCTGGCCATGGGCGTGGTGTGGCTGGTGAAGCGCCTGCGCGCGCGCGCCGCGGCCAAGAAGCTGGAGGGCGCGCTGGCGACGCAGGCGGACGAGCAGGCCGCCACCGTGCGGCCGGACCTGCAGCCCGAAATCAAGGCCATGCAGGGCGAGTTCACCAAGGCGGTGGAGGCGCTGAAGACCTCCAAGCTGGCGCGCGGCGGCAAGGACGCGCTGGCGGTGCTGCCCTGGTACCTCATCGTCGGCCCCCCGGGCGCGGGCAAGAGCACCGCGCTGCGCAACTCCGGGCTGAAGTTCCCCTACCTCTCCGCGCGCGGCGGCGTGCGCGGCGTGGGCGGCACGCGCAACTGCGACTGGTGGCTCACCAACGAGGCCGTCATCCTCGACACGGCGGGCCGCTACACCAGCGCGGAAGAGGACCGGCCCGAGTGGCTGGCCTTCCTCGACACGGTGGCCAAGCACCGCCCCAGCCGTCCCATCAACGGCCTCATCGTGGCCATCAGCGTCAGCGAGCTGATGAACGCGGACCCGCAGGCCGTGGGCGAGATGGGGCAGACCATCCGCGAGCGCCTGGATGAAATCACCACCCGGCTGAAGATGCTGGTGCCGGTGTACGTGATGATTACGAAGTGCGACCTGCTGCCCGGGTTCGTGGAGATGTTCTCCGATTTGTCGCGCGTGGAGCGCGGGCAGATCTGGGGCTTCACGGTGCCGGTGGAGCAGCAGCGCGAGGCGAGCACGGACCTGTTCCGCGAGCGCTTCGACGAGATGCTCTCCGTGCTGGAGCAGCGCAGCCTGCGCCGGCTGGGCCAGGAGCGCCGGCTGGAGACGCGCGAGAACATCTACGGCTTCCCGCAGAAGTTCGACGCGCTCCGGAAGAACCTCTCCGAGTTCCTCCAGCCGCTCTTCCTGGAGAACGTGTTCCAGGACACGCCCGTCTTCCGCGGCCTGTACTTCAACAGCGGCACCCAGGACGTGCGCGCGGTGGACAAGGTGTCCCCGTCCGCGTCGGAGCTGTTCGGCAGCACCAATGGCCGGGCGCAGACGGAAGGGGCCACGGAAGGGCGCAGCTACTTCCTCTGGGACGTCTTCACCAAGGTGATGTTCCAGGACCAGCAGATGGCGGTGCGCAGCTCGCTGGAGGAAGCGAGGGTGCGCCGGCAGCGCATGGTGCTCGCCAGCGCCGCCATGGCCGCCACCGCGCTGCTGCTGTCGCTGCCCACGCTGTCGTACTTCCAGAACCGCGCCATGGCGGAGGCCGTCACCAAGGCCATCACCGACGTGAATCTGGACCCGCGCGACGACATCCACCGCGTGGGAGACCTGCTGCCCCTGCGCAACCGGCTCCAGGAGCTGACCGAGTACGAGGAGAAGGGCGCCCCGCTGTGGATGCGCTTCGGCCTGTACCAGGGTGACAAGCTGCTGCCCCAGGCGCGCCAGTTCTACAACGCGGCCCTGCGCCGGGTGCTGCTGGGCAAGCAGTTCGAGCTCACCCAGCAGCGGCTGGAGGCCTTCGGGAAGAACCCGGACCTGCTCACGGTGCGCAACGAGTCCGACTACAGCAAGCACTTCGACGCGTACCGCCAGTACTTCGACGACCTGAAGCTGTACCTGCTGGTGACGACGCCCAGAGACCCGCGCGAGCCGGAGCTGGACGAGACGCAGCAGAAGTGGCTCGTGCAGCAGATTGTCAGCCACTGGAAGCGGGTGCGGGGCGACACGGTGGACGAGCGGGCGGTGGAGAACCACGCGTCCACGTACCTGCGCATGCTCGCCAACGAGCAGATGCTGCCGGAGGAGCAGAAGCCCTTGCGCGAGCAGCGCATCGCCTTCGCGCGCGAGAAGGGTGTCATCTTCGCCGCGCGCCGCTCCCTCAACAACGTGCCCCTGGTGCGCCTGGAGCTGGCGCAGCTGGTGGCCAACGTCAGCAACGAGTTCCCGGACGTGACGCTGGAGCAGCTGGTGGGCGCGGTGCCCCAGATGAACGCCAGCCAGCGGGTGCGCGGCGCCTTCACCCGCCACGCCTATGACCAGGTCATCCGCCAGCGGCTGGAGCTGGCCTTCCAGGACCAGCAGTCCTGGGTGCTGGACCGCGACGAGAAGGTGGACGCGGTGGAGTCGCGCCGCGAGCTGCGCACGCGCTACTTCGAGACGTACATCCAGGAGTGGAAGGACTTCCTCAGCTCCATCCGGGTGCAGGCGCCGGAGAACCTCACGCAGATGGAGAGCCTGCTCACCAACCTGACGCGGGGCCAGCCCAAGCCCTACGGCAAGCTGTTCAAGGCGCTCACCTACAACGTGCAGCTGGACAAGCGGGACACCGAGGTGGCGAAGGCCGCCGGCGGCAAGCTCCAGGCCGTCAAGGAGTTCTTCGGGGCCAAGCCGGAAGAGACGCTGGTGGCGAGGCGCGAGCTCATCGACCCCAACTCGCCCTCGGGTGCCCAGGAGATAACCACCCGGGACCTGGAGCGGGAGTTCAACTCGCTCATCCGCTTCTACACGCAGACCTACAAGACGGATGACGGCGAGGAGGAGCTGACCGAGCTGAAGAACTTCGAGGAGCACCTCGAGAAGGTCCAGGCCACGCTGCTGGCGGTGAAGGACAAGCCGGCCGAGGCGGGCCTGCTGCTGGACAAGATCGAGACCACCCGCTCGGACGTGCTGGCGACGGTGCGCAAGCAGTCGGACAACGTGGCCATCTTCGAGCTGCTGCTGCTGCCGCCCTTCCAGGAGATGCGCTCGGTGGTGTTCGAGGGCGTGGCGGACGGCAAGAGCAAGCTGTTCTGCGACCAGGTGGTGACGCCGTGGCAGCACACCTTCAAGGGCCTCTACCCGTTCGACCGCACGTCGCAGAAGGACGCGCCCCTGCCGGAGGTCGCCGAGTTCCTGCGGCCCGAGGGCGGCATCGTCCGCAGGTTCGTCAAGGAGCAGCTGCTGGAGGACGTGGTGGCCACCGGCCGCACCTTCGAGTTCACCTCGTCGGGCGGCGCCATGTACCGGCCGGAGCTGCTCAACTTCCTGACGCGGACGAACGCGCTCGCGTCCACGCTCTTCCCCGGCGGCGACACCGTCGACCCGCTGGTGCGCTTCCAGGTCCGCCTGCGCCCGGGCGTCTCCGCGGACGGCACCGCGTCGCAGATCTCCTCCATCACCTTCACGCTGGACGGCGCGGACGAGACGTACCGCAACGGCCCGGACACGCTGTGGAAGCCGATGATCTGGCCCGGCCAGGCCGGCAAGCTCGGCGCGCGCATCCTCGTGCAGAGCGCCGACGGCGCCACGGAGACGGCGCTGGAGGCCGAGGGTGAGTGGGGCCTGTTCCGCCTGCTGGAGCGCGTGAAGCGCATCGAGCCCAGCCCGGACGGCCGCTACTTCACCGCCACGTGGGAAATCGAGGAGATGGGTGGGGCGATGGTCTCCATCGACTTCCGCCCCGAGCGCACCTCCAACCCCTTCTTCGGGCAGGCGGGCAACACCTCCAAGCTGCTGGCCATCTTCAGGGATCCGGGGCTGCAGCCGCCCGCGGGCATCTCGCGCAAGAAGGTCGGCTGCGCGCTCCAGGCCGTGGCGGCGGAGGGAACTCCCTGA
- the tagF gene encoding type VI secretion system-associated protein TagF, whose amino-acid sequence MTAQSQRIGLLGKTPRQAEFVKLNAATPLALQLYGWMEEGVERARRARVDLPSEPISFVFTGPGQKQALVGLMTPSQDSVGRAFPLAVFTEVASADTAPRYALTPEAFQPFLRAAGELARTAAEVDVPRLLERTASLPLPGPGDFSVAKRLRDTALAEHRMKDLLAPVTEGAPDGGHYYALHTFLTACMGERGREQSPAGVALDCPLAASVGPVAWLELSARLLRWPHQPPAFFWSEGERPRLLLSLGAATPALFLSLAQPGRPGAQVWPLRTERPAAIDNARKGFRPAARQVIDTPSTTLEQLLRALAP is encoded by the coding sequence ATGACGGCGCAGTCGCAGCGCATCGGCCTGCTGGGAAAGACGCCTCGCCAGGCCGAGTTCGTGAAGCTCAACGCGGCCACGCCCCTGGCCCTCCAGCTCTACGGCTGGATGGAGGAGGGCGTGGAGCGTGCGCGGCGGGCCCGGGTGGACCTGCCCTCGGAGCCCATCTCCTTCGTCTTCACCGGGCCGGGCCAGAAGCAGGCGCTGGTGGGGCTGATGACGCCCAGCCAGGACAGCGTGGGGCGGGCCTTCCCGCTCGCCGTCTTCACCGAGGTGGCCTCGGCGGACACCGCGCCGCGCTATGCCCTCACGCCAGAGGCCTTCCAGCCCTTCCTGCGCGCGGCGGGTGAGCTGGCGCGCACGGCGGCCGAGGTGGACGTTCCGCGGCTGCTGGAGCGCACGGCCTCGCTGCCTTTGCCCGGGCCGGGGGACTTCAGCGTGGCGAAGCGCCTGCGTGACACCGCGCTGGCGGAGCACCGCATGAAGGACCTGCTCGCCCCGGTGACGGAGGGCGCGCCGGACGGCGGGCACTACTACGCGCTGCACACCTTCCTCACCGCCTGCATGGGGGAGCGCGGCCGCGAGCAGTCCCCCGCGGGCGTGGCGCTGGACTGTCCCCTCGCCGCGAGCGTGGGCCCGGTGGCGTGGCTGGAGCTGTCCGCGCGCCTGCTGCGCTGGCCCCACCAGCCTCCCGCCTTCTTCTGGTCCGAGGGGGAGCGGCCCCGGCTGCTGCTCAGCCTGGGCGCGGCCACCCCCGCCCTCTTCCTGTCCCTGGCCCAGCCCGGCCGCCCCGGCGCCCAGGTGTGGCCGCTGCGCACCGAGCGCCCCGCCGCCATCGACAACGCGCGCAAGGGCTTCCGGCCCGCCGCGCGCCAGGTCATCGACACACCGTCCACCACCCTCGAGCAGCTGCTGCGCGCGCTGGCTCCGTGA
- the tssA gene encoding type VI secretion system protein TssA, with the protein MPPTLEELRERARPWAEPVPGAAPAGVQAKHEPAYEAVATEVAKLESPASKAVRWDAVVEGAGELLKGTTKDLWLASYLAYGMYVTQGVDGAATGATLLAEVTERYWPDLFPELKRLRGRANAVGWFVERLGRILPSVDQGAVTADSVDALALAVKRLSQLSRERFADSAPAFGPLQDAIARLRAGLPEPEPAPEPPPPPQAEPAPQQAEPAPTQPPASAAPAAPAPVKAAPAAKAAPAAAPVDVPPLPTLPATPDLSNAEAVTDFLRTVGTALLGAAGALRRVSPADPLPYRLQRQGLWLHLTRPPAAGANGRTSLQPLPEPLRGKLQTLETNQRWADLLDESESALGQHRFALGLHRFSATALTGLGESHAAAHATLLQELGIQLRRMPGVEELLATNGAPLTDEATRAWLRAEVLPAGAPAASPTAGAPGHAPVALSLPPLSLAVEASNSGNGPALEEEARALLASGRVADAVSRLQAAVASASTGRSRFLSRLALARLCANAGQLPLARAVFDVLDEEVTTHALDTWEPALAAACLEGWLSTRTPGEKEGGPLAVKVRNRYRRLARLDSSAALRVGA; encoded by the coding sequence ATGCCGCCCACCCTCGAAGAGCTTCGCGAGCGCGCCCGTCCCTGGGCCGAGCCCGTGCCCGGTGCCGCTCCCGCCGGCGTGCAGGCGAAGCACGAGCCGGCCTACGAGGCCGTGGCCACGGAGGTGGCCAAGCTCGAGTCCCCCGCCAGCAAGGCCGTGCGCTGGGACGCCGTCGTCGAGGGCGCCGGCGAGCTGCTCAAGGGCACCACCAAGGACCTGTGGCTCGCCTCGTACCTGGCCTACGGCATGTACGTCACCCAGGGCGTGGACGGCGCCGCCACCGGGGCCACCCTCCTCGCCGAGGTGACGGAGCGGTACTGGCCGGACCTCTTCCCGGAGCTGAAGCGGCTGCGCGGCCGGGCCAACGCCGTCGGCTGGTTCGTGGAGCGGCTGGGCCGCATCCTCCCCTCGGTGGACCAGGGCGCGGTGACGGCCGACTCCGTGGACGCGCTCGCCCTCGCGGTGAAGCGGCTGTCCCAGCTGTCCCGCGAGCGCTTCGCGGACTCCGCCCCCGCCTTCGGTCCGCTCCAGGACGCCATCGCCCGGCTGCGCGCGGGGCTTCCCGAGCCCGAGCCCGCGCCGGAGCCCCCGCCCCCGCCCCAGGCCGAGCCCGCGCCCCAGCAGGCCGAGCCCGCCCCCACGCAGCCTCCCGCGAGCGCCGCGCCCGCGGCCCCCGCGCCCGTGAAGGCCGCGCCCGCGGCGAAGGCCGCTCCGGCCGCCGCGCCCGTGGACGTGCCGCCCCTGCCGACGCTCCCCGCGACGCCGGACCTGTCCAACGCGGAGGCCGTCACCGACTTCCTGCGCACCGTGGGCACCGCGCTGCTGGGCGCGGCCGGAGCGCTGCGCCGGGTGAGTCCCGCCGACCCCCTGCCCTACCGGCTGCAGCGCCAGGGCCTGTGGCTGCACCTCACCCGCCCGCCCGCCGCGGGCGCCAATGGCCGCACCTCGCTGCAGCCGCTGCCGGAGCCGCTGCGCGGCAAGCTCCAGACGCTGGAGACGAACCAGCGCTGGGCCGACCTCTTGGACGAGTCCGAGTCCGCGCTGGGCCAGCACCGCTTCGCGCTGGGCCTGCACCGCTTCAGCGCCACCGCGCTGACGGGCCTGGGCGAGTCCCACGCCGCCGCCCACGCCACGCTGCTGCAGGAGCTGGGCATCCAGCTGCGGCGCATGCCCGGCGTGGAGGAGCTGCTCGCCACCAACGGCGCGCCCCTCACCGACGAGGCCACCCGCGCCTGGCTGCGCGCGGAGGTGCTCCCCGCGGGCGCCCCCGCGGCCTCCCCCACCGCCGGTGCTCCGGGCCACGCGCCCGTGGCGCTGTCGCTGCCGCCGCTGTCGCTCGCGGTGGAAGCGTCCAACTCCGGAAACGGACCTGCCCTGGAGGAGGAGGCGCGCGCGCTGCTGGCCTCGGGCCGCGTCGCCGACGCCGTCTCCCGGCTCCAGGCCGCCGTCGCCTCCGCCAGCACCGGCCGCTCGCGATTCCTCTCACGACTGGCTTTGGCGCGGCTGTGTGCCAATGCAGGACAGCTCCCGCTCGCGCGCGCCGTCTTTGACGTGCTCGACGAGGAAGTCACCACCCACGCGCTCGACACGTGGGAGCCGGCCCTCGCGGCGGCATGCCTCGAAGGCTGGTTGTCGACCCGCACCCCTGGGGAAAAGGAGGGGGGGCCGTTGGCAGTAAAAGTCCGAAACCGGTATCGTCGTCTAGCGCGGTTGGATTCTTCCGCCGCGTTGCGCGTCGGCGCCTGA
- the tssB gene encoding type VI secretion system contractile sheath small subunit gives MSKESSVAPTERVNIVYKPATGNAQEQVELPLKVLMMGDFTGQEDARPLEQRAPINVDKTNFNEVMAQQNLKVTLTAADKLSSDPAATMNVTLQFKNLNDFSPESVVNQVPELKKLLELRSALNALKGPLGNLPAFRKKLQGLLADEEGRKALIKELGLKDETK, from the coding sequence ATGAGCAAAGAGAGTTCCGTCGCCCCCACCGAGCGCGTCAACATCGTCTACAAGCCCGCCACCGGCAATGCCCAGGAGCAGGTGGAGCTGCCGCTGAAGGTCCTCATGATGGGGGACTTCACGGGCCAGGAAGACGCCCGCCCGCTGGAGCAGCGCGCGCCCATCAACGTCGACAAGACCAACTTCAACGAGGTCATGGCCCAGCAGAACCTCAAGGTCACCCTCACCGCGGCGGACAAGCTCTCCAGCGACCCGGCCGCGACCATGAATGTCACGCTCCAGTTCAAGAACCTGAATGACTTCTCCCCGGAGAGCGTCGTCAACCAGGTTCCCGAGCTGAAGAAGCTGCTGGAGCTGCGCAGTGCGCTCAACGCCCTCAAGGGGCCCCTGGGCAACCTGCCCGCCTTCCGCAAGAAGCTGCAGGGGCTGCTGGCCGACGAAGAGGGCCGCAAGGCGCTCATCAAGGAGCTGGGCCTCAAGGACGAGACCAAGTAG
- the tssC gene encoding type VI secretion system contractile sheath large subunit: MPNETQTQKPTGAATGAASLSLLDEILSEAKLKPKDEGYDVAKRGVQAFITEMLAPNRSEERVDKALVDAMIAEIDKRLSSQVNEILHASEFQKLESSWRSLKFLVDRVDFRENTRVEMLNVSKADLQKDFEDAPEVTKSGLYKLVYSNEYGVFGGKPYGIISANYDFDVGPQDMELLRKCASVAAMAHAPFIANAAPDVFGEQSFLKLPDLKDLKSLFEGPQYARWHSFRESEDARYVGLALPRFLLRLPYGEKTVPVKAFNFTEDVVGNHASYLWGYASVAMTSRVADSFAKFRWSPNIIGPQSGGAVENLPLHQYEAMGEIQTKIPTEVMLTERREYELAEEGFIGLVFRKDSDNAAFFSANSTQKPKFFGNTPEGKAAETNYRLGTQLPYMFIMTRLAHYIKVLQREQIGSWKEKADLERELNHWLSQYISDMDDPAPAVRSRRPLRAARVVVEDVDGQPGWYRCSLQVRPHFKYMGASFTLSLVGKLDKE, translated from the coding sequence ATGCCTAACGAGACCCAGACCCAGAAGCCCACCGGCGCCGCCACTGGCGCCGCCTCGCTGTCGCTGCTCGACGAGATTCTCTCCGAGGCCAAGCTCAAGCCCAAGGACGAGGGCTATGACGTCGCCAAGCGCGGCGTGCAGGCCTTCATCACGGAGATGCTGGCCCCCAACCGCTCCGAGGAGCGCGTGGACAAGGCCCTCGTCGACGCGATGATTGCGGAAATCGACAAGCGCCTGTCCTCCCAGGTCAACGAAATCCTCCACGCCTCCGAGTTCCAGAAGCTCGAGTCCTCGTGGCGCTCGCTGAAGTTCCTGGTGGACCGCGTGGACTTCCGCGAGAACACCCGCGTGGAGATGCTCAACGTCTCCAAGGCGGACCTCCAGAAGGACTTCGAGGACGCGCCGGAAGTCACCAAGAGCGGCCTGTACAAGCTCGTGTACTCCAACGAGTACGGCGTCTTCGGCGGCAAGCCCTACGGCATCATCTCCGCCAACTACGACTTCGACGTGGGCCCGCAGGACATGGAGCTCTTGCGCAAGTGCGCGTCCGTGGCCGCCATGGCGCACGCGCCCTTCATCGCCAACGCCGCGCCGGACGTCTTCGGCGAGCAGAGCTTCCTCAAGCTGCCGGACCTCAAGGACCTCAAGTCCCTGTTCGAGGGCCCGCAGTACGCCCGGTGGCACTCGTTCCGCGAGTCCGAGGACGCGCGCTACGTGGGCCTGGCGCTGCCGCGCTTCCTCTTGCGCCTGCCCTACGGTGAGAAGACCGTCCCCGTGAAGGCCTTCAACTTCACCGAGGACGTCGTCGGCAACCACGCCAGCTACCTGTGGGGCTACGCCTCCGTGGCCATGACGAGCCGCGTGGCGGACTCCTTCGCCAAGTTCCGCTGGAGCCCGAACATCATCGGTCCCCAGTCCGGCGGCGCGGTGGAGAACCTGCCCCTGCACCAGTACGAGGCCATGGGGGAGATCCAGACCAAGATTCCCACCGAGGTCATGCTCACCGAGCGCCGGGAGTACGAGCTCGCCGAGGAGGGCTTCATCGGCCTGGTGTTCCGCAAGGACTCCGACAACGCGGCGTTCTTCAGCGCCAACTCCACGCAGAAGCCCAAGTTCTTCGGCAACACGCCGGAGGGCAAGGCCGCGGAGACGAACTACCGTCTCGGTACGCAGCTGCCCTACATGTTCATCATGACCCGCCTGGCGCACTACATCAAGGTGCTGCAGCGCGAGCAGATTGGCAGCTGGAAGGAGAAGGCGGACCTCGAGCGCGAGCTCAACCACTGGCTCAGCCAGTACATCTCCGACATGGACGACCCGGCGCCCGCGGTGCGCTCGCGCCGTCCGCTGCGCGCCGCGCGCGTCGTCGTGGAAGACGTGGATGGTCAGCCCGGCTGGTATCGTTGCAGTCTGCAGGTGCGCCCGCACTTCAAGTACATGGGCGCTTCGTTCACCCTGTCCCTCGTGGGCAAGCTGGACAAGGAGTGA
- the tssD gene encoding type VI secretion system tube protein TssD, which translates to MAEAVSLFLKANGTDIKGESTQTSLGRQDSIECLYYDQKVFTARESGSGLATGRRQYEGITLRKRIDKASPLLMKALCENQVIEATFKFFRPNPTGDGTTEQFYSVSIKKARINSIKQVVPDSFVPASTNLPPYEEITLVFHTINWTINAGGVTHEDTWDTQR; encoded by the coding sequence ATGGCCGAAGCAGTATCCCTGTTCCTGAAGGCGAACGGCACCGACATCAAGGGCGAGAGCACGCAGACGAGCCTGGGCCGCCAGGACTCCATCGAGTGCCTCTACTACGACCAGAAGGTCTTCACCGCGCGTGAGTCGGGCTCCGGCCTGGCGACGGGCCGCCGCCAGTACGAGGGCATCACCCTGCGCAAGCGCATCGACAAGGCCTCGCCGCTCCTGATGAAGGCGCTCTGCGAGAACCAGGTCATCGAGGCGACCTTCAAGTTCTTCCGCCCGAACCCCACGGGTGACGGCACCACCGAGCAGTTCTACTCGGTGTCCATCAAGAAGGCGCGCATCAACAGCATCAAGCAGGTCGTCCCGGACTCCTTCGTCCCGGCCAGCACCAACCTGCCTCCCTACGAGGAGATCACCCTGGTGTTCCACACCATCAACTGGACGATCAACGCCGGTGGTGTGACGCACGAGGACACCTGGGATACCCAGCGCTAG
- the tssE gene encoding type VI secretion system baseplate subunit TssE, with protein MGSRGLLSRIAEGNGTLAPPGDVVESIAEHLRNLLNTRRGESVAAPGYGILDLNDIVHSYASAIPRMTQSIRTAIQEYEPRLKNVVVQYAADPADPTALRFDISAQLATRNRRGTVRFHTQVHPGGRVDLW; from the coding sequence ATGGGCTCCCGAGGCTTGCTGTCGCGCATCGCCGAAGGCAACGGCACGCTCGCCCCACCCGGCGACGTGGTGGAGTCCATCGCCGAGCACCTGCGCAACCTGCTGAACACGCGCAGGGGTGAATCCGTGGCGGCTCCGGGCTACGGCATCCTGGACCTCAACGACATCGTCCATTCGTACGCGTCCGCCATTCCGAGGATGACGCAGTCCATCCGGACGGCCATCCAGGAGTACGAGCCGCGACTGAAGAACGTGGTGGTGCAGTACGCGGCGGACCCGGCGGACCCGACGGCCCTGCGCTTCGACATCAGCGCCCAGCTCGCCACGCGCAACCGGCGGGGCACGGTGCGCTTCCACACGCAGGTGCATCCGGGCGGACGAGTGGACCTGTGGTGA